One region of Primulina tabacum isolate GXHZ01 chromosome 17, ASM2559414v2, whole genome shotgun sequence genomic DNA includes:
- the LOC142530974 gene encoding putative inactive kinesin-like protein KIN-7B isoform X4, protein MVRRTGGFSSISSRIPDYCMGTGSSSKYFSLPIFFYWSYYGFLTTFSIGSSYLFLLRAQVMKERTEKKNFVDLAGSERASHSLSAGTRLKEGCHINRSLLTLGTVIRKLSKGRNGHIPYRDSKLTRILQTSLGGNARTAIICTMSPARSHVEQSRNTLLFASCAKEVRTNAQVNMVMSDKALVKHLQSEQARLESQLRSPQSTAPTNYLALLSEKDLQLVKLEKEIKELILQRDIAQSHVTDLLQMLGDDEQSVIRARFGNYPHLRVQKLPEGEIRQQESSILADPHSLDVDNRTFSDGLSRTSSEDHFAKIPYFNENFENNNATPRILISSSNFSEGDSYHGWEDIEKRSNGTSEDLCREVHCIETEKSSDIGSVKSSNLQSEENNGFPEVILSVNGDRDESKSPFPPLARDRETMSSALNDDNELKADEGFRPIPLKKKQENITASLNDVQESIQPMFKKESEVGSIHFLDMASLEMLSLTHELATDSSVSRGMKLTRSRSCTASIITTGSASPWFKIVDYNENIQSMGSEREKESFESKIPPINFNSNMKKLSTNYSQCSPENTFDIEIDAPHIEFSTAEGAICCSADMSGKAELPTENETVTNPANDEIEPKVNQSSKKDVKDVGLDPIEDEFKGLSSWPTEFKRLQREIIELWHDCNVSLVHRTYIFLLFQGDPLDAIYMEVEMRRMKFLKDKFSRGEKTIVNDRCLTLASSSKDLSQERRKLSKQMEKKLSEQEREMLFLKWGIGINTKLRKLQLAHHLWCSTDDMNHIYDSALLVARLVGLIESGHSPKEMFGLNFTPRRSERTYTFKRSLVSLF, encoded by the exons ATGGTGAGACGAACAGGTGGTTTCAGCTCGATATCGTCAAGAATTCCTGACTATTGCATGGGAACAGGTTCATCTTCGAAGTATTTTTCCCTTCCAATATTTTTCTATTGGAGCTATTATGGATTTCTGACCACATTCTCCATAGGGTCCTCATATCTCTTCCTTCTCCGAGCTCAGGTTATGAAAGAAAGAACTGAGAAGAAG AATTTTGTCGATCTGGCTGGAAGCGAGCGTGCATCCCATTCGTTATCAGCTGGCACAAGGTTGAAAGAAGGCTGCCACATCAATCGCAGTTTACTGACATTGGGAACTGTAATTCGGAAGCTGAG CAAAGGCCGAAATGGGCATATTCCTTACCGAGATTCGAAGTTAACTCGAATACTTCAAACGTCTCTGGGAGGAAATGCTAGAACAGCCATCATCTGTACGATGAGCCCGGCACGAAGTCATGTTGAGCAATCAAGAAACACTCTTCTCTTTGCAAGCTGTGCAAAGGAAGTGAGAACCAATGCCCAAGTTAATATGGTCATGTCGGACAAAGCATTAGTAAAGCATTTGCAGAGTGAACAAGCAAGATTAGAGAGTCAACTCAGAAGTCCCCAATCTACGGCCCCAACAAATTATTTGGCATTGCTTAGTGAGAAAGATCTTCAACTTGTAAAG CTTGAGAAGGAGATTAAAGAACTTATTCTGCAAAGAGATATAGCTCAATCTCATGTGACAGATTTGTTACAAATGCTAGGAGATGATGAACAATCAGTGATACGG GCAAGATTTGGGAATTACCCTCATTTGCGAGTTCAAAAATTACCAGAGGGTGAAATTCGACAACAGGAGAGTTCCATTTTGGCAGATCCTCACTCCTTGGATGTTGATAACAGAACATTTTCTGATGGACTCAGTAGGACCAGTTCGGAAGATCATTTTGCTAAAATTCCTTACTTTAACGAGAACTTCGAGAATAATAATGCTACTCCAAGAATCTTAATTAGCAGTTCAAACTTTAGTGAAGGTGATTCATACCATGGTTGGGAGGACATAGAGAAACGAAGTAATGGGACTTCAGAGGATCTTTGCAGGGAAGTTCATTGCATCGAGACAGAAAAATCAAGTGACATAGGGTCTGTGAAATCCAGTAACTTACAATCAGAAGAAAACAATGGATTCCCTGAAGTAATATTGTCTGTAAACGGAGACAGGGATGAATCAAAATCTCCATTCCCACCTTTGGCTAGAGATCGAGAAACTATGTCTTCTGCATTGAATGATGATAATGAATTGAAAGCAGATGAAGGATTTCGACCTATACCCTTGAAGAAGAAACAAGAAAACATTACTGCATCGTTGAATGATGTCCAAGAGTCAATACAACCAATGTTCAAGAAAGAGAGTGAAGTTGGGTCCATTCATTTTCTTGATATGGCGTCTCTTGAAATGCTATCTTTAACACATGAGCTAGCCACAGATTCATCGGTCTCTAGAGGCATGAAATTGACTAGAAGTAGAAGCTGCACAGCAAGTATTATTACCACTGGTTCAGCTTCACCTTGGTTCAAGATTGTGGACTACAATGAGAATATACAATCAATGGGATCCGAAAGAGAAAAGGAGAGTTTTGAAAGTAAAATACCTCCAATAAATTTTAATTCCAACATGAAAAAGTTGTCAACAAACTATTCTCAATGTTCACCAGAAAATACTTTTGATATTGAGATTGATGCCCCACATATTGAGTTTTCGACTGCTGAGGGTGCTATCTGCTGTTCTGCTGACATGAGTGGAAAGGCAGAGCTTCCAACTGAAAATGAGACTGTCACAAATCCA GCTAATGATGAGATTGAACCAAAGGTCAATCAGTCTTCAAAGAAGGATGTCAAGGACGTCGGTTTAGATCCAATCGAAGATGAATTCAAAGGTCTTTCAAGTTGGCCAACCGAATTCAAAAGGCTCCAAAGAGAAATAATCGAACTTTGGCATGACTGCAATGTCTCCCTTGTACACAGAACTTACATCTTCTTACTTTTTCAAGGTGACCCTTTAGACGCTATTTACATGGAGGTAGAGATGAGAAGAATGAAATTCTTGAAGGATAAATTCTCTCGGGGAGAAAAAACCATCGTGAATGATAGATGTTTGACACTTGCTTCAAG CTCAAAGGACCTTAGTCAAGAGAGACGTAAGCTGAGCAAGCAGATGGAGAAAAAACTTTCAGAACAAGAAAGAGAGATGCTCTTCCTCAAATGGGGCATTGGCATCAATACCAAACTCAGAAAGCTACAGTTAGCTCATCATCTGTGGTGCAGTACCGACGATATGAATCACATATACGATAGTGCATTGCTTGTTGCGAGGCTGGTTGGTCTTATCGAATCGGGGCACAGTCCCAAGGAGATGTTTGGGCTTAATTTTACGCCCCGAAGATCAGAAAGAACGTATACTTTCAAACGCAGCTTGGTATCTCTCTTCTGA
- the LOC142530974 gene encoding kinesin-like protein KIN-7F isoform X1 — protein MGTMESGDEGIKGNEERVYVSVRLRPFNDKEILRNDVSDWECINDNTVVYKNANLSASERLIYPSVYIFDRVFRTDSATREVYEQGAKDVALSVLSGMNSSVFAYGQTSSGKTFTMTGITEYAIEDVYKYIQKHPEREFVLKFSAMEIYNESVRDLLSFDSTPLRLLDDPERGTIVEKLTEETLRDWNHVIQLLSVCEAQRRIGETSLNETSSRSHQIIKLTVDSISGEFLGKDDPSILTAAVNFVDLAGSERASHSLSAGTRLKEGCHINRSLLTLGTVIRKLSKGRNGHIPYRDSKLTRILQTSLGGNARTAIICTMSPARSHVEQSRNTLLFASCAKEVRTNAQVNMVMSDKALVKHLQSEQARLESQLRSPQSTAPTNYLALLSEKDLQLVKLEKEIKELILQRDIAQSHVTDLLQMLGDDEQSVIRARFGNYPHLRVQKLPEGEIRQQESSILADPHSLDVDNRTFSDGLSRTSSEDHFAKIPYFNENFENNNATPRILISSSNFSEGDSYHGWEDIEKRSNGTSEDLCREVHCIETEKSSDIGSVKSSNLQSEENNGFPEVILSVNGDRDESKSPFPPLARDRETMSSALNDDNELKADEGFRPIPLKKKQENITASLNDVQESIQPMFKKESEVGSIHFLDMASLEMLSLTHELATDSSVSRGMKLTRSRSCTASIITTGSASPWFKIVDYNENIQSMGSEREKESFESKIPPINFNSNMKKLSTNYSQCSPENTFDIEIDAPHIEFSTAEGAICCSADMSGKAELPTENETVTNPANDEIEPKVNQSSKKDVKDVGLDPIEDEFKGLSSWPTEFKRLQREIIELWHDCNVSLVHRTYIFLLFQGDPLDAIYMEVEMRRMKFLKDKFSRGEKTIVNDRCLTLASSSKDLSQERRKLSKQMEKKLSEQEREMLFLKWGIGINTKLRKLQLAHHLWCSTDDMNHIYDSALLVARLVGLIESGHSPKEMFGLNFTPRRSERTYTFKRSLVSLF, from the exons ATGGGGACAATGGAGAGTGGAGACGAGGGAATAAAAGGCAACGAGGAGAGAGTTTACGTTTCTGTGCGGTTAAGGCCTTTTAATGATAAAGAAATTCTGAGGAATGATGTTTCAGATTGGGAATGCATCAATGATAATACTGTTGTTTACAAGAATGCTAATCTTTCTGCGTCGGAGAGGTTAATATATCCTTCTGTATATATATTTG ACAGAGTATTTAGGACTGATTCCGCCACCAGAGAGGTGTATGAACAAGGAGCCAAGGATGTTGCTTTATCAGTTCTCAGTGGAATGAACT CAAGTGTTTTTGCCTATGGACAAACAAGCAGCGGAAAGACTTTCACTATGACTGGAATTACGGAGTATGCGATAGAAGATGTATACAAGTATATACAAAAG CATCCAGAGCgagaatttgttttgaagttCTCTGCAATGGAGATTTATAATGAATCTGTTAGAGACCTCCTTAGTTTTGATAGCACTCCACTGAGACTTCTGGATGATCCAGAG AGGGGAACAATAGTGGAGAAACTCACAGAAGAAACTTTGAGGGACTGGAATCATGTGATTCAGCTCCTTTCGGTGTGTGAAG CTCAAAGACGAATTGGAGAGACATCCCTCAACGAAACAAGCTCCAGATCTCACCAGATTATTAAACTG ACAGTTGATAGCATCTCAGGGGAGTTTTTAGGCAAGGACGATCCGAGCATTCTTACAGCCGCTGTG AATTTTGTCGATCTGGCTGGAAGCGAGCGTGCATCCCATTCGTTATCAGCTGGCACAAGGTTGAAAGAAGGCTGCCACATCAATCGCAGTTTACTGACATTGGGAACTGTAATTCGGAAGCTGAG CAAAGGCCGAAATGGGCATATTCCTTACCGAGATTCGAAGTTAACTCGAATACTTCAAACGTCTCTGGGAGGAAATGCTAGAACAGCCATCATCTGTACGATGAGCCCGGCACGAAGTCATGTTGAGCAATCAAGAAACACTCTTCTCTTTGCAAGCTGTGCAAAGGAAGTGAGAACCAATGCCCAAGTTAATATGGTCATGTCGGACAAAGCATTAGTAAAGCATTTGCAGAGTGAACAAGCAAGATTAGAGAGTCAACTCAGAAGTCCCCAATCTACGGCCCCAACAAATTATTTGGCATTGCTTAGTGAGAAAGATCTTCAACTTGTAAAG CTTGAGAAGGAGATTAAAGAACTTATTCTGCAAAGAGATATAGCTCAATCTCATGTGACAGATTTGTTACAAATGCTAGGAGATGATGAACAATCAGTGATACGG GCAAGATTTGGGAATTACCCTCATTTGCGAGTTCAAAAATTACCAGAGGGTGAAATTCGACAACAGGAGAGTTCCATTTTGGCAGATCCTCACTCCTTGGATGTTGATAACAGAACATTTTCTGATGGACTCAGTAGGACCAGTTCGGAAGATCATTTTGCTAAAATTCCTTACTTTAACGAGAACTTCGAGAATAATAATGCTACTCCAAGAATCTTAATTAGCAGTTCAAACTTTAGTGAAGGTGATTCATACCATGGTTGGGAGGACATAGAGAAACGAAGTAATGGGACTTCAGAGGATCTTTGCAGGGAAGTTCATTGCATCGAGACAGAAAAATCAAGTGACATAGGGTCTGTGAAATCCAGTAACTTACAATCAGAAGAAAACAATGGATTCCCTGAAGTAATATTGTCTGTAAACGGAGACAGGGATGAATCAAAATCTCCATTCCCACCTTTGGCTAGAGATCGAGAAACTATGTCTTCTGCATTGAATGATGATAATGAATTGAAAGCAGATGAAGGATTTCGACCTATACCCTTGAAGAAGAAACAAGAAAACATTACTGCATCGTTGAATGATGTCCAAGAGTCAATACAACCAATGTTCAAGAAAGAGAGTGAAGTTGGGTCCATTCATTTTCTTGATATGGCGTCTCTTGAAATGCTATCTTTAACACATGAGCTAGCCACAGATTCATCGGTCTCTAGAGGCATGAAATTGACTAGAAGTAGAAGCTGCACAGCAAGTATTATTACCACTGGTTCAGCTTCACCTTGGTTCAAGATTGTGGACTACAATGAGAATATACAATCAATGGGATCCGAAAGAGAAAAGGAGAGTTTTGAAAGTAAAATACCTCCAATAAATTTTAATTCCAACATGAAAAAGTTGTCAACAAACTATTCTCAATGTTCACCAGAAAATACTTTTGATATTGAGATTGATGCCCCACATATTGAGTTTTCGACTGCTGAGGGTGCTATCTGCTGTTCTGCTGACATGAGTGGAAAGGCAGAGCTTCCAACTGAAAATGAGACTGTCACAAATCCA GCTAATGATGAGATTGAACCAAAGGTCAATCAGTCTTCAAAGAAGGATGTCAAGGACGTCGGTTTAGATCCAATCGAAGATGAATTCAAAGGTCTTTCAAGTTGGCCAACCGAATTCAAAAGGCTCCAAAGAGAAATAATCGAACTTTGGCATGACTGCAATGTCTCCCTTGTACACAGAACTTACATCTTCTTACTTTTTCAAGGTGACCCTTTAGACGCTATTTACATGGAGGTAGAGATGAGAAGAATGAAATTCTTGAAGGATAAATTCTCTCGGGGAGAAAAAACCATCGTGAATGATAGATGTTTGACACTTGCTTCAAG CTCAAAGGACCTTAGTCAAGAGAGACGTAAGCTGAGCAAGCAGATGGAGAAAAAACTTTCAGAACAAGAAAGAGAGATGCTCTTCCTCAAATGGGGCATTGGCATCAATACCAAACTCAGAAAGCTACAGTTAGCTCATCATCTGTGGTGCAGTACCGACGATATGAATCACATATACGATAGTGCATTGCTTGTTGCGAGGCTGGTTGGTCTTATCGAATCGGGGCACAGTCCCAAGGAGATGTTTGGGCTTAATTTTACGCCCCGAAGATCAGAAAGAACGTATACTTTCAAACGCAGCTTGGTATCTCTCTTCTGA
- the LOC142530974 gene encoding putative inactive kinesin-like protein KIN-7B isoform X2, giving the protein MGIYISLIVAAYFIFDLLRSKLRALLYGQLKVQKACALSLGAQDAQHLHRNSLPRLCTSMKLASILKGPKSLEVKTSLLKDELERHPSTKQAPDLTRLLNCISGEFLGKDDPSILTAAVNFVDLAGSERASHSLSAGTRLKEGCHINRSLLTLGTVIRKLSKGRNGHIPYRDSKLTRILQTSLGGNARTAIICTMSPARSHVEQSRNTLLFASCAKEVRTNAQVNMVMSDKALVKHLQSEQARLESQLRSPQSTAPTNYLALLSEKDLQLVKLEKEIKELILQRDIAQSHVTDLLQMLGDDEQSVIRARFGNYPHLRVQKLPEGEIRQQESSILADPHSLDVDNRTFSDGLSRTSSEDHFAKIPYFNENFENNNATPRILISSSNFSEGDSYHGWEDIEKRSNGTSEDLCREVHCIETEKSSDIGSVKSSNLQSEENNGFPEVILSVNGDRDESKSPFPPLARDRETMSSALNDDNELKADEGFRPIPLKKKQENITASLNDVQESIQPMFKKESEVGSIHFLDMASLEMLSLTHELATDSSVSRGMKLTRSRSCTASIITTGSASPWFKIVDYNENIQSMGSEREKESFESKIPPINFNSNMKKLSTNYSQCSPENTFDIEIDAPHIEFSTAEGAICCSADMSGKAELPTENETVTNPANDEIEPKVNQSSKKDVKDVGLDPIEDEFKGLSSWPTEFKRLQREIIELWHDCNVSLVHRTYIFLLFQGDPLDAIYMEVEMRRMKFLKDKFSRGEKTIVNDRCLTLASSSKDLSQERRKLSKQMEKKLSEQEREMLFLKWGIGINTKLRKLQLAHHLWCSTDDMNHIYDSALLVARLVGLIESGHSPKEMFGLNFTPRRSERTYTFKRSLVSLF; this is encoded by the exons ATGGGCATATATATTTCTTTGATAGTGGCAGCATATTTCATTTTTGATCTGCTGAGGAGCAAATTGCGAGCACTTCTATATGGG CAACTTAAAGTCCAGAAGGCATGCGCCTTGAGTCTTGGGGCTCAGGATGCTCAGCACCTGCATCGCAACTCACTGCCAAGGCTCTGCACGTCAATGAAGCTTGCATCTATACTCAAAGGGCCCAAAAGTCTGGAAGTGAAGACTTCATTG CTCAAAGACGAATTGGAGAGACATCCCTCAACGAAACAAGCTCCAGATCTCACCAGATTATTAAACTG CATCTCAGGGGAGTTTTTAGGCAAGGACGATCCGAGCATTCTTACAGCCGCTGTG AATTTTGTCGATCTGGCTGGAAGCGAGCGTGCATCCCATTCGTTATCAGCTGGCACAAGGTTGAAAGAAGGCTGCCACATCAATCGCAGTTTACTGACATTGGGAACTGTAATTCGGAAGCTGAG CAAAGGCCGAAATGGGCATATTCCTTACCGAGATTCGAAGTTAACTCGAATACTTCAAACGTCTCTGGGAGGAAATGCTAGAACAGCCATCATCTGTACGATGAGCCCGGCACGAAGTCATGTTGAGCAATCAAGAAACACTCTTCTCTTTGCAAGCTGTGCAAAGGAAGTGAGAACCAATGCCCAAGTTAATATGGTCATGTCGGACAAAGCATTAGTAAAGCATTTGCAGAGTGAACAAGCAAGATTAGAGAGTCAACTCAGAAGTCCCCAATCTACGGCCCCAACAAATTATTTGGCATTGCTTAGTGAGAAAGATCTTCAACTTGTAAAG CTTGAGAAGGAGATTAAAGAACTTATTCTGCAAAGAGATATAGCTCAATCTCATGTGACAGATTTGTTACAAATGCTAGGAGATGATGAACAATCAGTGATACGG GCAAGATTTGGGAATTACCCTCATTTGCGAGTTCAAAAATTACCAGAGGGTGAAATTCGACAACAGGAGAGTTCCATTTTGGCAGATCCTCACTCCTTGGATGTTGATAACAGAACATTTTCTGATGGACTCAGTAGGACCAGTTCGGAAGATCATTTTGCTAAAATTCCTTACTTTAACGAGAACTTCGAGAATAATAATGCTACTCCAAGAATCTTAATTAGCAGTTCAAACTTTAGTGAAGGTGATTCATACCATGGTTGGGAGGACATAGAGAAACGAAGTAATGGGACTTCAGAGGATCTTTGCAGGGAAGTTCATTGCATCGAGACAGAAAAATCAAGTGACATAGGGTCTGTGAAATCCAGTAACTTACAATCAGAAGAAAACAATGGATTCCCTGAAGTAATATTGTCTGTAAACGGAGACAGGGATGAATCAAAATCTCCATTCCCACCTTTGGCTAGAGATCGAGAAACTATGTCTTCTGCATTGAATGATGATAATGAATTGAAAGCAGATGAAGGATTTCGACCTATACCCTTGAAGAAGAAACAAGAAAACATTACTGCATCGTTGAATGATGTCCAAGAGTCAATACAACCAATGTTCAAGAAAGAGAGTGAAGTTGGGTCCATTCATTTTCTTGATATGGCGTCTCTTGAAATGCTATCTTTAACACATGAGCTAGCCACAGATTCATCGGTCTCTAGAGGCATGAAATTGACTAGAAGTAGAAGCTGCACAGCAAGTATTATTACCACTGGTTCAGCTTCACCTTGGTTCAAGATTGTGGACTACAATGAGAATATACAATCAATGGGATCCGAAAGAGAAAAGGAGAGTTTTGAAAGTAAAATACCTCCAATAAATTTTAATTCCAACATGAAAAAGTTGTCAACAAACTATTCTCAATGTTCACCAGAAAATACTTTTGATATTGAGATTGATGCCCCACATATTGAGTTTTCGACTGCTGAGGGTGCTATCTGCTGTTCTGCTGACATGAGTGGAAAGGCAGAGCTTCCAACTGAAAATGAGACTGTCACAAATCCA GCTAATGATGAGATTGAACCAAAGGTCAATCAGTCTTCAAAGAAGGATGTCAAGGACGTCGGTTTAGATCCAATCGAAGATGAATTCAAAGGTCTTTCAAGTTGGCCAACCGAATTCAAAAGGCTCCAAAGAGAAATAATCGAACTTTGGCATGACTGCAATGTCTCCCTTGTACACAGAACTTACATCTTCTTACTTTTTCAAGGTGACCCTTTAGACGCTATTTACATGGAGGTAGAGATGAGAAGAATGAAATTCTTGAAGGATAAATTCTCTCGGGGAGAAAAAACCATCGTGAATGATAGATGTTTGACACTTGCTTCAAG CTCAAAGGACCTTAGTCAAGAGAGACGTAAGCTGAGCAAGCAGATGGAGAAAAAACTTTCAGAACAAGAAAGAGAGATGCTCTTCCTCAAATGGGGCATTGGCATCAATACCAAACTCAGAAAGCTACAGTTAGCTCATCATCTGTGGTGCAGTACCGACGATATGAATCACATATACGATAGTGCATTGCTTGTTGCGAGGCTGGTTGGTCTTATCGAATCGGGGCACAGTCCCAAGGAGATGTTTGGGCTTAATTTTACGCCCCGAAGATCAGAAAGAACGTATACTTTCAAACGCAGCTTGGTATCTCTCTTCTGA
- the LOC142530974 gene encoding putative inactive kinesin-like protein KIN-7B isoform X3, producing MRLESWGSGCSAPASQLTAKALHVNEACIYTQRAQKSGSEDFIAQRRIGETSLNETSSRSHQIIKLTVDSISGEFLGKDDPSILTAAVNFVDLAGSERASHSLSAGTRLKEGCHINRSLLTLGTVIRKLSKGRNGHIPYRDSKLTRILQTSLGGNARTAIICTMSPARSHVEQSRNTLLFASCAKEVRTNAQVNMVMSDKALVKHLQSEQARLESQLRSPQSTAPTNYLALLSEKDLQLVKLEKEIKELILQRDIAQSHVTDLLQMLGDDEQSVIRARFGNYPHLRVQKLPEGEIRQQESSILADPHSLDVDNRTFSDGLSRTSSEDHFAKIPYFNENFENNNATPRILISSSNFSEGDSYHGWEDIEKRSNGTSEDLCREVHCIETEKSSDIGSVKSSNLQSEENNGFPEVILSVNGDRDESKSPFPPLARDRETMSSALNDDNELKADEGFRPIPLKKKQENITASLNDVQESIQPMFKKESEVGSIHFLDMASLEMLSLTHELATDSSVSRGMKLTRSRSCTASIITTGSASPWFKIVDYNENIQSMGSEREKESFESKIPPINFNSNMKKLSTNYSQCSPENTFDIEIDAPHIEFSTAEGAICCSADMSGKAELPTENETVTNPANDEIEPKVNQSSKKDVKDVGLDPIEDEFKGLSSWPTEFKRLQREIIELWHDCNVSLVHRTYIFLLFQGDPLDAIYMEVEMRRMKFLKDKFSRGEKTIVNDRCLTLASSSKDLSQERRKLSKQMEKKLSEQEREMLFLKWGIGINTKLRKLQLAHHLWCSTDDMNHIYDSALLVARLVGLIESGHSPKEMFGLNFTPRRSERTYTFKRSLVSLF from the exons ATGCGCCTTGAGTCTTGGGGCTCAGGATGCTCAGCACCTGCATCGCAACTCACTGCCAAGGCTCTGCACGTCAATGAAGCTTGCATCTATACTCAAAGGGCCCAAAAGTCTGGAAGTGAAGACTTCATTG CTCAAAGACGAATTGGAGAGACATCCCTCAACGAAACAAGCTCCAGATCTCACCAGATTATTAAACTG ACAGTTGATAGCATCTCAGGGGAGTTTTTAGGCAAGGACGATCCGAGCATTCTTACAGCCGCTGTG AATTTTGTCGATCTGGCTGGAAGCGAGCGTGCATCCCATTCGTTATCAGCTGGCACAAGGTTGAAAGAAGGCTGCCACATCAATCGCAGTTTACTGACATTGGGAACTGTAATTCGGAAGCTGAG CAAAGGCCGAAATGGGCATATTCCTTACCGAGATTCGAAGTTAACTCGAATACTTCAAACGTCTCTGGGAGGAAATGCTAGAACAGCCATCATCTGTACGATGAGCCCGGCACGAAGTCATGTTGAGCAATCAAGAAACACTCTTCTCTTTGCAAGCTGTGCAAAGGAAGTGAGAACCAATGCCCAAGTTAATATGGTCATGTCGGACAAAGCATTAGTAAAGCATTTGCAGAGTGAACAAGCAAGATTAGAGAGTCAACTCAGAAGTCCCCAATCTACGGCCCCAACAAATTATTTGGCATTGCTTAGTGAGAAAGATCTTCAACTTGTAAAG CTTGAGAAGGAGATTAAAGAACTTATTCTGCAAAGAGATATAGCTCAATCTCATGTGACAGATTTGTTACAAATGCTAGGAGATGATGAACAATCAGTGATACGG GCAAGATTTGGGAATTACCCTCATTTGCGAGTTCAAAAATTACCAGAGGGTGAAATTCGACAACAGGAGAGTTCCATTTTGGCAGATCCTCACTCCTTGGATGTTGATAACAGAACATTTTCTGATGGACTCAGTAGGACCAGTTCGGAAGATCATTTTGCTAAAATTCCTTACTTTAACGAGAACTTCGAGAATAATAATGCTACTCCAAGAATCTTAATTAGCAGTTCAAACTTTAGTGAAGGTGATTCATACCATGGTTGGGAGGACATAGAGAAACGAAGTAATGGGACTTCAGAGGATCTTTGCAGGGAAGTTCATTGCATCGAGACAGAAAAATCAAGTGACATAGGGTCTGTGAAATCCAGTAACTTACAATCAGAAGAAAACAATGGATTCCCTGAAGTAATATTGTCTGTAAACGGAGACAGGGATGAATCAAAATCTCCATTCCCACCTTTGGCTAGAGATCGAGAAACTATGTCTTCTGCATTGAATGATGATAATGAATTGAAAGCAGATGAAGGATTTCGACCTATACCCTTGAAGAAGAAACAAGAAAACATTACTGCATCGTTGAATGATGTCCAAGAGTCAATACAACCAATGTTCAAGAAAGAGAGTGAAGTTGGGTCCATTCATTTTCTTGATATGGCGTCTCTTGAAATGCTATCTTTAACACATGAGCTAGCCACAGATTCATCGGTCTCTAGAGGCATGAAATTGACTAGAAGTAGAAGCTGCACAGCAAGTATTATTACCACTGGTTCAGCTTCACCTTGGTTCAAGATTGTGGACTACAATGAGAATATACAATCAATGGGATCCGAAAGAGAAAAGGAGAGTTTTGAAAGTAAAATACCTCCAATAAATTTTAATTCCAACATGAAAAAGTTGTCAACAAACTATTCTCAATGTTCACCAGAAAATACTTTTGATATTGAGATTGATGCCCCACATATTGAGTTTTCGACTGCTGAGGGTGCTATCTGCTGTTCTGCTGACATGAGTGGAAAGGCAGAGCTTCCAACTGAAAATGAGACTGTCACAAATCCA GCTAATGATGAGATTGAACCAAAGGTCAATCAGTCTTCAAAGAAGGATGTCAAGGACGTCGGTTTAGATCCAATCGAAGATGAATTCAAAGGTCTTTCAAGTTGGCCAACCGAATTCAAAAGGCTCCAAAGAGAAATAATCGAACTTTGGCATGACTGCAATGTCTCCCTTGTACACAGAACTTACATCTTCTTACTTTTTCAAGGTGACCCTTTAGACGCTATTTACATGGAGGTAGAGATGAGAAGAATGAAATTCTTGAAGGATAAATTCTCTCGGGGAGAAAAAACCATCGTGAATGATAGATGTTTGACACTTGCTTCAAG CTCAAAGGACCTTAGTCAAGAGAGACGTAAGCTGAGCAAGCAGATGGAGAAAAAACTTTCAGAACAAGAAAGAGAGATGCTCTTCCTCAAATGGGGCATTGGCATCAATACCAAACTCAGAAAGCTACAGTTAGCTCATCATCTGTGGTGCAGTACCGACGATATGAATCACATATACGATAGTGCATTGCTTGTTGCGAGGCTGGTTGGTCTTATCGAATCGGGGCACAGTCCCAAGGAGATGTTTGGGCTTAATTTTACGCCCCGAAGATCAGAAAGAACGTATACTTTCAAACGCAGCTTGGTATCTCTCTTCTGA